In a genomic window of Trichoderma atroviride chromosome 4, complete sequence:
- a CDS encoding uncharacterized protein (EggNog:ENOG41) has translation MAIQSVQVRPQKDTIADEIETFIESLIGRTVSTTASRVPVFSFQTTEENVQKIKEKFGDEVIVDVV, from the exons ATGGCAATC CAATCCGTTCAAGTACGACCTCAAAAGGACACCATCGCCGACGAGATCGAGAC TTTTATCGAGTCTCTGATTGGGCGAACCGTTTCTACCACAGCCTCCAGGGTGCCTGTGTTCTCTTTCCA GACAACAGAAGAGAATGTGCAGAAAATCAAGGAGAAGTTTGGCGACGAAGTCATCGTTGATGTTGTTTAA
- a CDS encoding uncharacterized protein (SECRETED:SignalP(1-21)~CAZy:GH5), translating to MNKPMGPLLLAATLMASGAIAQTQTVWGQCGGQGYSGPTNCASGSACSTLNPYYAQCIPGATSFTTSTTSTKSPGSGSSTTSSASQPTGSGQTRFAGINIAGFDFGCTTDGTCVTSQIYPPLKNFGGTNNHPDGVGQMQHFVNDDKLNIFRLPVGWQYLVNNNLGGTLDSTAISNYDQLVQGCLATGAYCIVDIHNYARWNGAIIGQGGPTNAQFVSLWTQLATKYASQSKIWFGIMNEPHDVDINTWGTTVQAVVTAIRNAGATTQFISLPGTDYQSAGNFLTDGSSTALSQVKNPDGSTTNLIFDLHKYLDSDNSGTHTECVTNNIATAFQPVATWLRQNKRQGILTETGGGNTQSCIQDVCQQNQFLNQNSDVFLGYVGWGAGSFDSTYQLTLTPTQNGNTWTDTALAAACFSRA from the coding sequence ATGAATAAGCCCATGGGACCGTTATTGCTCGCTGCCACGCTTATGGCGAGCGGTGCTATTGCACAGACACAAACTGTCTGGGGACAATGTGGAGGACAGGGCTACAGTGGTCCAACAAACTGTGCCTCTGGTTCTGCATGCTCTACACTGAACCCCTATTACGCCCAGTGCATTCCAGGTGCAACCAGCTTCACTACTTCGACTACCTCGACCAAGTCTCCTGGTTCTGGGTCAAGCACAacatcttcagcttcccAACCAACCGGCTCTGGGCAGACACGATTCGCTGGTATCAACATTGCCGGATTTGACTTTGGCTGCACAACTGATGGAACCTGTGTTACTTCACAGATTTACCCGCCACTGAAAAACTTTGGTGGTACGAATAACCACCCAGATGGTGTCGGCCAGATGCAGCACTTTGTCAACGATGATAAACTAAACATCTTCCGTCTACCCGTTGGATGGCAATATCTCGTTAACAACAACCTGGGTGGAACACTGGACTCCACTGCTATTAGCAACTACGATCAGCTTGTTCAAGGCTGTTTAGCCACTGGAGCATACTGTATTGTTGATATCCACAACTATGCCCGTTGGAACGGCGCAATCATTGGCCAAGGAGGCCCTACAAATGCTCAATTTGTCAGCCTTTGGACGCAATTAGCAACTAAATATGCGTCTCAGTCAAAAATCTGGTTTGGCATTATGAATGAGCCGCATGATGTGGATATTAACACTTGGGGCACAACCGTGCAGGCTGTTGTTACCGCCATCCGTAACGCCGGTGCCACGACGCAGTTCATTTCCCTGCCAGGAACTGACTACCAGTCCGCTGGAAACTTCCTTACCGATGGCAGTTCTACTGCCTTATCTCAGGTGAAGAATCCTGATGGTTCGACAACAAATCTGATCTTTGATCTCCACAAATACCTCGACTCTGATAACTCTGGTACCCATACAGAGTGTGTCACCAACAACATCGCTACCGCGTTCCAGCCTGTCGCCACCTGGCTTCGCCAGAACAAGCGCCAGGGTATTCTGACTGAgactggcggcggcaacacTCAGTCCTGCATCCAGGACGTATGCCAACAGAACCAATTTCTCAATCAAAACTCTGACGTCTTCCTCGGCTACGTTGGCTGGGGTGCTGGCTCATTCGATAGCACTTACCAACTGACCTTGACACCGACCCAAAACGGAAACACTTGGACTGACACtgctctggcagcagcttgctttTCTCGCGCATAG
- a CDS encoding uncharacterized protein (EggNog:ENOG41) encodes MTQNVALILGYGPKVGTSAARAFAAKGYKVAIVSRTKKDSESEKDYVQIQADLSDPSSVEGIFSKVITELGHPSVVLYNASSLALVSSSTIAEQIAAFQSDNNANIVSAYVAAQLAIKSFAELPQQSSKTFIYTGNKLPFMVVRPLLSQGVGKAGAAHLIHYLAEEYKDSGYKFYYADERKSDGDPVYGDIDGDAHGVFYSQLIEEETQGPWNATFVKGQGYTAFSEAVVNEAVVMQPPK; translated from the exons ATGACCCAAAACGTTGCTCTAATCCTGGGTTATGGACCCAAGGTTGGGacttctgctgctcgagCATTTGCAGCAAAGGGCTACAAGGTTGCAATAGTATCCCGCACAAAGAAGGACTCGGAAAGCGAAAAAGACTATGTCCAGATTCAAGCTGATCTCTCTGATCCATCCTCAGTTGAGGGCATTTTCTCCAAAGTTATTACTGAACTTGGGCATCCAAGCGTTGTGCTCTACAATG cttcttcgcTTGCCTTGGTGAGTTCGTCAACAATCGCGGAGCAAATCGCAGCTTTCCAATCCGATAACAATGCCAATATTGTGTCTGCGTATGTTGCGGCGCAATTGGCCATCAAATCTTTCGCTGAGCTGCCTCAACAGTCATCGAAGACTTTCATTTATACCGGAAACAAGCTCCCATTTATGGTCGTACGGCCACTATTATCTCAGGGCGTTGGAAAGGCCGGCGCGGCACACTTGATACATTATCTCGCGGAAGAGTACAAGGACTCCGGATACAA GTTTTATTATGCTGATGAGCGCAAATCGGATGGAGATCCGGTTTATGGCGACATTGACGGCGATGCGCACGGCGTATTTTATAGTCAGCTGATTGAGGAAGAGACGCAGGGACCTTGGAACGCGACGTTTGTTAAGGGACAAGGATACACTGCTTTTTCTGAGGCAGTTGTAAACGAAGCAGTTGTAATGCAGCCTCCAAAGTGA
- a CDS encoding uncharacterized protein (EggNog:ENOG41~TransMembrane:1 (o28-47i)), producing MDSWLEGDFGLFDPKNRKVTVFDSGDHYFAGCSLPFLGAAIVAVLQMDEEKTKNKRIPITEVRATMNQIVDAYEELLGAKFQKDQVTTQDLLNKRNANLAAGNSFAALFDSIIVGAFNGSGAADPVGGLDFDGDGFLIAKRKTLKELTTEALKKIGAI from the coding sequence ATGGATTCATGGTTGGAGGGAGATTTTGGTTTGTTCGATCCCAAAAATCGCAAGGTCACGGTGTTTGATAGCGGAGACCACTATTTCGCGGGATGCTCACTCCCATTTCTCGGGGCTGCTATTGTCGCTGTTCTTCAAATGGACGAAGAGAAGACTAAGAACAAGCGCATCCCCATAACCGAAGTGCGTGCGACCATGAACCAAATTGTGGATGCATACGAAGAGCTCCTCGGCGCCAAGTTTCAGAAAGATCAAGTCACAACTCAGGATTTGCTGAACAAGAGAAATGCAAATCTGGCCGCCGGAAACTCGTTTGCTGCGCTGTTTGACAGCATCATCGTGGGTGCATTTAATGGAAGTGGAGCGGCCGACCCCGTGGGCGGCTTGGACTTCGACGGCGATGGTTTTCTTAtagcgaagaggaagaccCTCAAGGAGCTGACTACGGAAGCTCTCAAGAAGATCGGAGCT